GAGTTGGGCATCGTCTGCGGCGTGCGTGAACTGCAGGAAGAAACCGGCTACACCGCCGCCGAATGGGCCTACGCGGGCGAGCTGAACAACGCCATCGCCTATTCGTCCGAACGCATCGAGATCTGGTTCGCGCGCGGTCTGCAAGCCGGCCCGGCCTCGCTCGACGAGGGCGAGTTCCTCGACGTGTTCGCCGCCAGCGCGCAAGAACTCGCCGACTGGATCCGCGACGGCCTGGTCTGCGACGCCAAGACCATGATCGGTCTGCTGTGGCTGCAGCAATGGCGCAGTGGCCAGTGGGGCCTGAACTGGGCGTCAGCCGAGCAGCAGATCGCCGCTCGATAATGACGGCA
This portion of the Leptothrix cholodnii SP-6 genome encodes:
- a CDS encoding NUDIX domain-containing protein, with product MKSLPSYADLPEGDAHLREHCIQGTQVYRGHFLDVRRDEIALPDGGRAAREYMVHPGAVMIIPLLDDGRLLLERQFRYPLSRAVIEFPAGKLDAGELGIVCGVRELQEETGYTAAEWAYAGELNNAIAYSSERIEIWFARGLQAGPASLDEGEFLDVFAASAQELADWIRDGLVCDAKTMIGLLWLQQWRSGQWGLNWASAEQQIAAR